A single window of Rhizobium sp. SL42 DNA harbors:
- a CDS encoding tetratricopeptide repeat protein: MRQSLSFHRLILAAFTGLALATAPAVHAQDAEDGLEIGDAPAIRPADPEDAGTIDRGQRPSSSEGDATTLDRADRDARQPEIKSGRGEGKVDQTGKTDKAGKGDKAGQGGGEEELQGINIYLRMGTPLPDVPKEKEFTGEPDEAYGAFQRGLFLTAVDKALPRAQLGDPAAQTLLAEIMSRGLGVKRDLKGASFWYGQAAQGGEPSAMFKYALLLMEGKYVARDKAKADEYMRNAADAGNGSAQFNWAQILVSDNPGVRGLTMAMPYYEKASEQGIADAQYALAQVYTALKDVPEEKKAKARDWLERAAKAGFDTAQLDIGIWLVNGINGPRDYDAGFRWLSIAAKRGNVVAQNRLSHLYINALGTRPDPVEAAKWYVLSRRAGLTDPALEDFYLGLNEEQQKQAIDGANRFRRS; this comes from the coding sequence ATGCGCCAATCCTTGTCCTTCCATCGTCTGATTCTCGCCGCTTTCACAGGGCTTGCCCTTGCAACGGCGCCGGCCGTGCATGCGCAGGATGCGGAAGATGGCCTGGAGATTGGCGATGCGCCGGCGATCCGGCCCGCAGACCCCGAGGATGCCGGCACGATCGATCGCGGCCAGCGGCCAAGCAGCAGCGAAGGCGATGCAACAACGCTGGACCGCGCCGATCGCGATGCCCGGCAGCCGGAGATCAAGTCCGGGCGCGGCGAGGGCAAGGTCGACCAGACCGGTAAGACCGACAAGGCTGGCAAAGGCGACAAGGCTGGTCAGGGCGGTGGCGAAGAAGAATTGCAGGGGATCAACATCTACCTGCGCATGGGCACGCCGCTTCCTGATGTGCCGAAGGAAAAGGAATTTACCGGAGAGCCGGACGAGGCTTATGGCGCCTTCCAGCGCGGCCTGTTTCTGACTGCGGTGGACAAGGCGCTGCCGCGGGCGCAACTCGGCGATCCGGCGGCGCAGACTTTGCTAGCTGAGATCATGTCACGCGGGCTTGGCGTCAAGCGCGACCTGAAAGGCGCAAGCTTCTGGTATGGCCAGGCGGCACAGGGCGGCGAACCCTCGGCGATGTTCAAGTATGCCCTGCTTCTGATGGAGGGCAAATACGTCGCGCGCGACAAGGCGAAGGCAGACGAATACATGCGCAATGCCGCCGATGCCGGCAATGGCTCGGCGCAGTTCAACTGGGCGCAGATCCTTGTTTCGGACAATCCCGGCGTCCGTGGCCTGACAATGGCCATGCCCTACTACGAGAAGGCGTCCGAGCAGGGCATTGCGGATGCGCAATATGCACTGGCCCAGGTCTATACGGCCCTGAAGGATGTGCCCGAGGAGAAGAAGGCCAAGGCCCGTGATTGGCTTGAGCGGGCGGCGAAGGCCGGTTTCGATACGGCGCAGCTCGATATCGGCATCTGGCTGGTCAACGGCATCAACGGCCCGCGCGACTATGATGCCGGCTTTCGCTGGCTGAGCATTGCTGCCAAGCGCGGCAATGTGGTGGCGCAGAACCGGCTGTCGCATCTCTATATCAATGCACTCGGCACACGGCCCGACCCGGTCGAGGCTGCAAAATGGTATGTATTGTCGCGTCGTGCAGGTCTGACAGATCCGGCCCTTGAGGACTTCTATCTCGGTCTCAACGAGGAACAGCAGAAGCAGGCGATCGACGGGGCTAACCGCTTCCGCCGGAGCTGA
- a CDS encoding thiamine phosphate synthase produces MTKTQDRCRLVLIVPDLADAAEQARILGDALRGGDVASVIIPQYALDDATFQKHAELLVPVIQEAGAAALIVDNSRVAGRVKADGLHVSGNSAALTEAVENHTPKMIVGGGNAMDRHHALEMGEAQPDYIFFGRLDGDIKPEAHSKNIALGEWWSAMIAIPCIVMGGTDPSSAVAVAESGCEFVALGKAVFDDPAMAATIVSQVNAELDEKAPRFED; encoded by the coding sequence ATGACCAAGACACAAGATCGCTGCCGCCTCGTGCTGATCGTCCCGGACCTGGCGGATGCCGCTGAGCAGGCGCGCATTCTAGGTGATGCGTTGCGCGGCGGCGACGTCGCGTCCGTGATCATTCCGCAATACGCGCTGGATGACGCGACATTCCAGAAACATGCCGAACTGTTGGTTCCGGTGATCCAGGAGGCGGGTGCCGCGGCGCTGATCGTCGACAACAGCCGGGTCGCCGGGCGGGTGAAGGCCGACGGCCTGCATGTCAGCGGCAATTCGGCAGCCCTGACCGAGGCGGTCGAGAATCATACGCCGAAGATGATCGTTGGCGGCGGCAACGCGATGGACCGCCATCACGCGCTGGAAATGGGCGAGGCGCAGCCGGACTACATCTTCTTCGGCAGGCTGGATGGCGACATCAAGCCCGAAGCACATTCGAAGAATATCGCTCTTGGCGAGTGGTGGTCGGCGATGATCGCCATCCCGTGCATCGTCATGGGCGGCACCGATCCTTCCTCGGCCGTGGCCGTGGCCGAGAGCGGTTGCGAGTTCGTGGCACTCGGCAAGGCGGTTTTCGACGATCCGGCCATGGCTGCGACGATTGTTTCCCAGGTGAATGCCGAACTTGACGAAAAAGCGCCACGGTTTGAAGATTGA
- a CDS encoding ArsR/SmtB family transcription factor codes for MTNADPFTAIADPNRRHILEDLRRSPKTVNDLAKTLPISRPAVSQHLKALLDCGLVDVKAEGTRRIYCVNRPGFDRMNLWLDQFWS; via the coding sequence ATGACCAACGCGGATCCTTTCACGGCTATCGCAGACCCGAACAGGCGTCACATCCTGGAGGATCTGCGTCGATCGCCGAAGACCGTGAATGACCTCGCCAAGACGCTGCCAATCAGCCGTCCGGCAGTCTCCCAGCATTTGAAGGCACTGCTGGATTGCGGCCTGGTCGATGTGAAGGCTGAAGGTACCCGCCGCATCTACTGCGTCAACCGTCCGGGTTTCGACCGGATGAACCTGTGGCTCGACCAATTCTGGTCCTGA
- a CDS encoding YdcH family protein has product MTMQAHLESLEKKHGALEERLHTALASPSVNDEHIAELKRLKLRLKDEMERLKASTRH; this is encoded by the coding sequence ATGACCATGCAGGCTCATCTTGAATCGCTGGAAAAGAAGCACGGTGCTTTGGAGGAAAGGCTCCATACCGCTCTCGCATCCCCCTCCGTCAACGATGAACATATTGCCGAATTGAAGCGTCTTAAGCTGCGTCTTAAGGATGAAATGGAACGCCTGAAGGCTTCCACACGACATTGA
- a CDS encoding YdcH family protein, translated as MADQEQADVRLALARLRQEHEDYDVAINAMISTGCDALRIQRMKKKKLSIKDKITSIEDQIIPDIIA; from the coding sequence ATGGCCGATCAAGAGCAGGCGGACGTCAGGCTCGCACTGGCACGGCTTCGCCAGGAGCACGAGGACTACGACGTCGCCATCAATGCGATGATCTCGACCGGCTGCGATGCCTTGAGAATCCAGCGAATGAAAAAGAAGAAACTGTCCATCAAGGACAAGATCACCTCAATCGAGGATCAGATCATTCCGGACATCATCGCCTGA
- the purE gene encoding 5-(carboxyamino)imidazole ribonucleotide mutase: protein MTAECPPVAIIMGSQSDWETMKNAADTLDALGVNYEARIVSAHRTPDRMYAFAKGARDEGFKIIIAGAGGAAHLPGMVASLSPLPVFGVPVQSKTMSGLDSLYSIVQMPAGIPVGTLAIGRAGAVNAALLAARVLALHDDELTERLDDWIERQAGSVAEYPMDETP, encoded by the coding sequence ATGACAGCTGAGTGCCCCCCCGTCGCCATCATCATGGGAAGCCAGTCCGACTGGGAGACGATGAAAAACGCTGCGGATACGCTGGACGCGCTCGGCGTCAATTATGAAGCCCGCATCGTGTCTGCACACCGCACGCCCGATCGCATGTATGCTTTTGCCAAGGGCGCGCGCGACGAGGGCTTCAAGATCATCATCGCCGGTGCCGGCGGGGCAGCCCACCTGCCCGGAATGGTGGCCTCGCTCTCGCCCCTGCCGGTTTTCGGCGTTCCCGTGCAGTCCAAGACCATGTCGGGCCTCGACAGTCTCTATTCCATTGTCCAGATGCCGGCCGGCATTCCTGTCGGCACGCTGGCCATCGGCCGCGCCGGCGCAGTCAACGCCGCTCTTCTTGCCGCCCGCGTTCTCGCCTTGCACGATGACGAACTGACCGAAAGACTGGACGACTGGATCGAGCGTCAGGCCGGCTCCGTCGCCGAATATCCGATGGACGAAACTCCATGA
- a CDS encoding 5-(carboxyamino)imidazole ribonucleotide synthase produces MTIRTIGIIGGGQLGRMLAMAAARLNYRTVILEPQADSPAAQVANAQITAAYDDPQALAELAGLCDVVTYEFENVPVAAVERLVASVPVYPPAKALEVAQDRVAEKRFLNASGIETARFHAVDSQTDLEAALADFGGEGVLKTRRFGYDGKGQKVYRKGDTAEGGFAALGSVPLILESFVPFVREVSIIAARSADGEVRAYDPTENVHRNGILHTSTLPAAIQTETAIAARQAATRLLDGLDYVGVVGMEFFVLADGGLIANEIAPRVHNSGHWTEAACIVSQFEQHIRAVAGMPLGDPSRHSDCVMTNLIGDDIDSVPAWLAKSNVLVHLYGKTEARPGRKMGHVTEIMSIKG; encoded by the coding sequence ATGACCATTCGCACGATCGGCATCATCGGCGGCGGCCAGCTCGGCCGCATGCTCGCCATGGCCGCCGCGCGGCTGAACTATCGCACAGTCATCCTCGAGCCGCAGGCGGACAGCCCGGCAGCGCAGGTGGCCAATGCCCAGATCACCGCCGCCTATGACGATCCGCAAGCGCTGGCAGAACTGGCAGGGCTTTGCGACGTCGTCACTTATGAATTCGAAAACGTGCCCGTGGCGGCAGTCGAACGGCTGGTTGCGAGCGTTCCGGTCTACCCGCCGGCAAAGGCACTGGAAGTTGCCCAGGACCGCGTCGCCGAAAAACGGTTCCTCAATGCCTCAGGCATCGAGACGGCACGCTTTCACGCCGTCGACAGCCAGACCGACCTGGAAGCGGCACTGGCCGATTTCGGCGGCGAAGGCGTCTTGAAGACCCGCCGCTTCGGCTACGACGGCAAGGGGCAGAAGGTCTATCGCAAGGGCGATACGGCTGAAGGCGGCTTTGCGGCTCTCGGCTCCGTCCCGCTGATCCTTGAAAGCTTCGTGCCCTTCGTTCGGGAAGTATCCATCATCGCCGCCCGCAGCGCCGATGGCGAAGTGCGGGCCTATGACCCGACCGAAAACGTCCACCGCAACGGCATCCTGCACACATCGACGCTGCCGGCCGCAATCCAGACGGAAACGGCGATTGCCGCGCGCCAGGCGGCAACCAGGCTGCTCGACGGTCTGGACTATGTCGGCGTTGTCGGAATGGAGTTTTTCGTGCTCGCCGATGGCGGCCTGATCGCCAACGAGATTGCCCCGCGTGTGCACAATTCCGGCCACTGGACGGAGGCCGCCTGCATCGTCTCGCAGTTCGAGCAGCATATTCGCGCGGTGGCCGGCATGCCGCTCGGTGACCCGTCGCGCCATTCCGACTGCGTGATGACGAATCTGATCGGTGACGACATCGATTCCGTCCCGGCATGGCTCGCCAAGAGCAATGTCCTTGTGCACCTCTATGGAAAAACCGAAGCACGGCCCGGTCGCAAGATGGGACATGTGACAGAAATAATGTCGATTAAAGGCTGA
- the ykgO gene encoding type B 50S ribosomal protein L36, with the protein MKIKNSLKALKARHRDNRLVRRKGRVYIINKMNPRFKARQG; encoded by the coding sequence ATGAAGATCAAGAACTCGCTGAAAGCGCTTAAGGCCCGTCACCGCGACAACCGTCTGGTTCGCCGCAAGGGTCGTGTTTACATCATCAACAAGATGAACCCGCGTTTCAAGGCTCGTCAGGGCTGA
- a CDS encoding tetratricopeptide repeat protein, with protein sequence MRLLSLRLTLTTLALPALLIAGIAVGQVPDQPFPGTPPAPTEQPSIEQDPVEQAPVKTAERPRDLDGMLAALKRERSPQIARQLANSVMAKWNTSQSPTVDLLLEWAKKATEEKRTAAALDFLDQAIALNPDFVGAWNQRATLHYTMGNYKKSVSDINKVLELEPRHFGALAGLAAILSERGSQEAALKAWERYVEIYPADREAQEFVITISEELAGTRT encoded by the coding sequence ATGCGCCTTCTTTCGTTGCGACTCACCTTGACCACCCTCGCCCTGCCCGCCCTGCTGATCGCAGGCATCGCGGTCGGTCAGGTGCCGGACCAACCGTTTCCAGGCACACCACCAGCGCCGACCGAACAACCTTCTATCGAGCAGGATCCGGTCGAGCAGGCTCCGGTCAAGACAGCGGAACGACCGCGCGATCTCGACGGCATGCTTGCGGCACTCAAGCGTGAACGCAGCCCGCAGATCGCCCGGCAGTTGGCCAATTCCGTCATGGCCAAATGGAACACGTCGCAAAGCCCGACCGTGGACCTGCTGCTGGAATGGGCGAAGAAGGCGACCGAGGAAAAGCGCACAGCCGCAGCCCTCGACTTTCTTGACCAGGCGATCGCCTTGAACCCGGATTTCGTCGGCGCCTGGAACCAGCGCGCGACGCTCCACTACACTATGGGCAACTACAAGAAATCCGTCTCCGACATCAACAAGGTGCTGGAACTGGAACCGCGCCACTTCGGCGCGCTGGCAGGCCTTGCAGCCATCCTCTCCGAACGGGGCAGCCAGGAGGCCGCGCTGAAGGCCTGGGAACGTTATGTCGAGATCTATCCGGCTGACCGCGAGGCGCAGGAATTCGTCATCACCATCTCCGAGGAACTGGCCGGGACCCGGACCTGA
- a CDS encoding alpha/beta fold hydrolase gives MLLIVIVFLAALLLVLVAATYVRARMIEATYPNIGTLTDVGGYRLNALHVPAGANADLPPIVFIHGASGNLRDQAGAFLNALEGRAEMLFVDRPGHGYSERGGPQNDFPDGQARAIARLMELKGIDRAIIVGHSFGGAITASFGVLFPDKTAGLLFLSAATHPWPGGVDWYYHLASTPIIGPIFCHTLALHAGMARLDAATRHVFAPNARSRTYAEDTGPALVLRPATFRSNAIDVANLLGYVTRFAPRYSEIDKPTVVITGDSDEIVLEEIHSRGLARDIAGSELVWIKGLGHKPDYVATDLVIAAIGKLAGRPHDLQAMARALEPTLAASRLDRQSHTPLDRATTEANPAVRAELEDRQPPSPLSEAQSDQDKP, from the coding sequence ATCTTGCTGATAGTCATCGTCTTTCTGGCCGCACTCCTGCTGGTTCTTGTCGCCGCGACCTATGTGCGCGCCAGGATGATCGAAGCCACATACCCGAATATCGGCACGCTGACAGACGTCGGCGGCTATCGTCTCAACGCGCTGCATGTGCCAGCTGGCGCGAATGCCGACCTGCCACCGATCGTCTTCATCCACGGCGCAAGCGGCAACCTGCGCGACCAGGCCGGCGCTTTCCTCAATGCTCTGGAGGGGCGCGCCGAGATGCTCTTCGTCGATCGGCCCGGCCATGGCTATTCCGAACGTGGCGGCCCGCAGAACGACTTTCCCGACGGGCAGGCGCGCGCCATTGCCAGACTGATGGAATTGAAGGGCATAGACCGGGCGATCATCGTCGGCCATTCCTTCGGCGGCGCGATCACGGCAAGCTTCGGCGTGCTGTTTCCCGACAAGACCGCAGGCCTTCTCTTCCTCTCCGCCGCCACCCATCCCTGGCCGGGCGGCGTCGACTGGTACTACCATCTCGCCTCGACGCCGATCATCGGTCCGATCTTTTGCCACACGTTGGCACTGCATGCCGGCATGGCCAGACTTGACGCTGCAACCCGCCATGTCTTTGCGCCGAATGCGCGCTCGCGGACCTATGCAGAGGACACCGGCCCCGCCCTTGTGCTCAGGCCCGCGACCTTTCGGTCGAATGCGATCGATGTGGCCAACCTGCTCGGCTACGTGACCCGCTTTGCGCCGCGCTACAGCGAGATCGACAAGCCGACAGTGGTGATCACCGGCGACAGCGACGAGATCGTGCTGGAGGAGATCCATTCGCGCGGCCTTGCCCGCGACATCGCCGGATCGGAACTCGTGTGGATCAAGGGGCTCGGTCATAAGCCGGACTATGTCGCAACCGATCTGGTGATCGCCGCAATCGGAAAGCTCGCCGGCCGGCCGCACGACCTGCAGGCCATGGCACGTGCCCTGGAGCCGACGCTTGCAGCCTCCCGCCTGGATCGACAAAGCCACACACCCCTGGACCGAGCGACAACCGAGGCGAACCCCGCAGTTCGTGCCGAACTGGAAGACCGCCAGCCTCCATCCCCGTTGAGTGAAGCGCAATCCGACCAGGATAAACCCTAA
- the pyk gene encoding pyruvate kinase, with protein sequence MKRNRKVKILATLGPASSDEAMIRKLHEAGADLFRINMSHSSHEMLRTLIQRIRSVEAACGRPIGILADLQGPKLRVGKFAETTVELKPGQTFTLDSNEAPGDATRVYLPHPEIMESVNVGDRLLIDDGKLHLKAVKCDGKTIVTEVVSGTKISDRKGVSLPDTILATGVLTDKDRADLDAVLATNDVDWVALSFIQRPEDLAEVRKIAKGRVGLMSKIEKPQAIERIDEIIELSDALMVARGDLGVEMPLERVPGIQKQLIRACRREGKPVVVATQMLESMITAPVPTRAEVSDVATAVFEGADAIMLSAESASGQYPVEAVATMASIAHTVEREPHYPGIIYAQRAQPEATGADAISLAARQIAETLKLTAIVCYTSSGNTGLRASRERPEVPIIALSPVIQTARRLSVVWGLHCVVAKEPSDLDDMVNGACRIVVEEGFGKPADRIIISAGVPLGTPGATNMLRIAYIGADGQSGI encoded by the coding sequence ATGAAGCGCAACCGCAAAGTAAAGATCCTTGCAACGCTCGGACCAGCCTCTTCCGACGAGGCGATGATTCGGAAACTTCATGAAGCCGGTGCCGATCTTTTCCGTATCAACATGAGCCATTCGAGCCATGAGATGCTGCGGACGCTGATCCAGCGCATTCGCAGCGTCGAAGCCGCCTGCGGCCGTCCGATCGGCATTCTTGCCGACCTTCAGGGGCCGAAGCTGCGCGTCGGCAAATTTGCCGAAACCACGGTCGAGTTGAAGCCGGGTCAGACATTCACGCTCGACAGCAACGAAGCGCCTGGCGACGCGACCCGCGTCTACCTGCCGCATCCGGAAATCATGGAATCGGTCAATGTCGGCGACCGCCTGCTGATCGATGACGGCAAGCTGCATCTGAAGGCCGTCAAGTGCGACGGCAAGACCATCGTCACTGAAGTCGTGTCCGGCACGAAGATTTCCGACCGCAAGGGCGTCAGCCTGCCCGATACCATTCTGGCAACCGGCGTTCTGACCGACAAGGACCGGGCCGACCTGGATGCCGTTCTGGCGACCAATGATGTCGACTGGGTTGCGCTGTCGTTCATCCAGCGTCCGGAAGATCTGGCCGAAGTGCGCAAGATCGCCAAGGGCCGCGTCGGTCTGATGTCGAAGATCGAAAAGCCGCAGGCCATCGAGCGTATCGACGAAATCATCGAGCTGTCCGACGCCCTGATGGTCGCCCGTGGCGACCTTGGCGTAGAAATGCCACTGGAACGTGTTCCGGGCATCCAGAAGCAGCTGATCCGCGCCTGCCGCCGTGAAGGCAAGCCGGTGGTCGTGGCCACCCAGATGCTCGAATCGATGATCACAGCACCCGTCCCGACCCGCGCTGAAGTTTCCGACGTTGCGACCGCCGTGTTCGAAGGTGCAGACGCCATCATGCTGTCGGCCGAATCGGCTTCCGGGCAGTATCCGGTCGAAGCCGTCGCGACCATGGCGTCGATCGCCCACACGGTCGAGCGCGAGCCGCACTATCCGGGCATCATCTACGCCCAGCGTGCCCAGCCGGAAGCAACCGGCGCCGATGCGATTTCGCTGGCTGCCCGCCAGATCGCCGAGACGCTGAAGCTGACGGCCATCGTCTGTTACACATCGTCGGGTAATACCGGCCTGCGCGCCTCGCGCGAGCGTCCGGAAGTGCCGATCATCGCGCTGTCGCCGGTCATCCAGACGGCACGCCGCCTGTCGGTGGTCTGGGGCCTGCACTGCGTCGTGGCCAAGGAGCCTTCGGATCTCGACGACATGGTCAATGGCGCCTGCCGCATCGTGGTCGAGGAAGGTTTCGGCAAGCCGGCAGACCGCATCATCATCTCGGCCGGTGTGCCGCTCGGCACGCCGGGCGCAACCAACATGCTGCGCATCGCCTATATCGGCGCTGACGGCCAGTCGGGCATCTGA
- a CDS encoding N-formylglutamate amidohydrolase → MNEFPPFEIVDGRYDNGLILLADHATNNLPADYDRLGLPDSAFERHIAFDIGIEALTRALAARLGVPAVMSRYSRLLIDPNRGEDDPTIIMRISDGAIIPGNHPIAPDEWQHRIETYHRPYHRAVGNTIARVAMASGKAPLVLSLHSYTPAWKGVARPWHAAVLWDTDHRAVRPLIDLLNEPGDILVGDNEPYDGALKGDTMYRQCMTRGIPHALLEVRQDLIGDKDGVLAWADRLAPIFSRMNADPALHRYELHASRTGPYPSISADPLSETPDEECTS, encoded by the coding sequence ATGAATGAATTCCCGCCTTTCGAAATTGTAGACGGTCGATATGACAACGGCTTGATCCTGTTGGCCGATCACGCGACCAACAATCTTCCTGCGGACTACGACCGCCTCGGCCTGCCGGATTCGGCGTTCGAACGTCACATCGCCTTCGACATCGGCATCGAGGCGCTCACCCGTGCGCTGGCCGCACGCCTCGGCGTGCCGGCGGTGATGTCGCGTTATTCCCGTCTGCTGATCGATCCGAATCGCGGTGAGGACGACCCGACCATCATCATGCGTATCTCGGATGGCGCCATCATCCCCGGCAATCATCCGATTGCGCCAGACGAATGGCAGCACCGCATCGAGACCTATCACCGTCCGTATCATCGCGCCGTCGGCAACACGATCGCAAGGGTCGCCATGGCATCCGGCAAGGCACCCCTCGTCCTGTCGCTGCATTCCTACACTCCGGCCTGGAAGGGCGTTGCCCGTCCGTGGCACGCGGCCGTATTGTGGGACACCGATCATCGCGCGGTTCGTCCTTTGATCGACCTGCTGAACGAGCCTGGCGACATCCTGGTTGGCGATAACGAGCCCTATGACGGTGCGCTCAAGGGCGACACGATGTATCGTCAATGCATGACCCGTGGCATCCCGCATGCCCTGCTGGAAGTGCGACAGGACCTGATCGGTGACAAGGATGGCGTGCTGGCATGGGCCGATCGCCTGGCGCCGATCTTTTCAAGGATGAATGCCGACCCTGCCCTGCATCGCTATGAGCTCCACGCCTCGCGGACTGGCCCCTACCCGTCGATTTCGGCAGACCCCCTATCCGAAACACCCGATGAGGAATGTACATCATGA
- a CDS encoding DUF1244 domain-containing protein, with translation MTKLSQQQQIEFEAAAFRRLVAHLRDRTDVQNIDLMNLAGFCRNCLSNWYLDAAKDAGAPLTRDESREIVYGMPYDDWKALHQQEADDKKKAAFEQNRPKE, from the coding sequence ATGACAAAGCTCAGCCAGCAGCAGCAGATCGAGTTCGAAGCGGCCGCCTTTCGCCGTCTTGTCGCCCATCTGCGTGATCGCACCGATGTGCAGAATATCGATCTGATGAACCTCGCCGGCTTCTGCCGTAACTGTCTGTCCAACTGGTATCTCGACGCCGCCAAGGACGCGGGCGCCCCGCTGACGCGCGACGAGTCCCGCGAGATCGTCTATGGCATGCCCTATGACGACTGGAAGGCGCTGCATCAGCAGGAAGCCGACGACAAAAAGAAAGCAGCCTTCGAGCAAAACCGGCCGAAGGAGTGA
- a CDS encoding DUF2312 domain-containing protein, with protein MSDAAHGVARDQLRAFVERIERLEEEKKTIADDIKDVYGEAKSMGFDTKILKKVIALRKKDDQERMEEDLILDTYLHALGMIENPPEAE; from the coding sequence ATGTCTGATGCTGCCCACGGCGTCGCCCGCGACCAGCTCCGCGCCTTTGTTGAGCGCATCGAGCGTCTCGAAGAAGAAAAGAAGACCATCGCCGACGACATCAAGGACGTCTATGGTGAAGCCAAGTCCATGGGCTTCGACACCAAGATCCTCAAGAAGGTCATCGCCCTTCGCAAGAAGGACGACCAGGAGCGTATGGAAGAGGACCTGATCCTCGACACCTACCTGCATGCACTTGGCATGATTGAAAATCCGCCGGAAGCCGAATAA